The following proteins are co-located in the Flectobacillus major DSM 103 genome:
- a CDS encoding RagB/SusD family nutrient uptake outer membrane protein: MNKIFKNILMVSFALSTLTACDKQLDIEPKVSIDELAALNTSKDVQVTLVGAYDGISDVNVLGGGSQYIKELIVDDRDVVFGGTFTTLDEIWRKTIAPTNGDITNLWMDSYNAINRVNNVLSALEKVDQAERASVEGQARFIRGILYFDLVNLYGKFWGDGNNATNLAVPLVLTPTRGITSVDSKERASVAQIYAQVLDDLTKAEQLLPESLTNTGFATKNAASAILSRVYLAQGNYALARDAANRVIASGVQQLAPSFSEAFNDATNGSELIFRIIVTDQDGTNDLNTFYASTRNQGRGDIRVQAKHLALYSAEDTRGQFFEELNRNMYTLKFADRYGDLPIVRIAEMYLTRAECNLRLGTTVGAAPLTDVNLIRARAGANILSSVALADILKERRLEFAFEGINYLDVKRNKQAVGSLVYNSNALVLPVPQREIDTNKSLKQNDGY; the protein is encoded by the coding sequence ATGAATAAGATATTTAAAAATATATTAATGGTAAGCTTTGCGTTGAGTACGCTGACAGCTTGCGATAAACAACTCGATATTGAACCTAAGGTAAGTATCGACGAATTAGCAGCATTGAATACTTCAAAAGACGTTCAGGTTACACTGGTGGGTGCTTACGATGGTATTAGTGATGTAAATGTGTTGGGGGGAGGTAGCCAGTATATCAAAGAGTTGATTGTGGATGACCGTGACGTAGTTTTTGGTGGTACGTTTACTACTTTGGACGAAATCTGGAGAAAAACGATTGCTCCAACCAATGGCGATATTACCAACCTGTGGATGGATAGCTATAATGCTATTAACCGTGTCAACAACGTGCTTTCGGCACTTGAAAAAGTTGACCAAGCTGAACGTGCTTCAGTTGAAGGACAAGCTCGTTTTATCAGAGGTATTTTGTACTTTGACTTGGTGAACTTATATGGGAAGTTTTGGGGTGATGGTAACAATGCTACCAACTTGGCTGTACCATTGGTTTTGACACCAACTCGGGGTATTACTTCTGTCGATAGCAAAGAACGTGCTTCTGTGGCTCAGATTTATGCACAAGTATTAGATGATTTAACAAAAGCAGAACAATTGTTGCCCGAATCGCTTACCAATACTGGGTTTGCTACCAAAAATGCGGCATCTGCTATTTTATCTCGTGTCTATTTGGCACAAGGTAATTATGCTTTGGCTCGTGACGCTGCCAACCGTGTTATTGCTTCGGGTGTACAGCAGTTAGCGCCTTCGTTTTCTGAAGCATTCAACGATGCAACTAATGGTTCTGAGTTGATTTTTAGAATTATTGTTACTGACCAAGACGGTACTAATGATTTGAATACGTTTTATGCTTCGACAAGAAACCAAGGTCGTGGCGATATTCGTGTTCAAGCAAAACACTTGGCTCTTTATTCTGCAGAGGATACTCGTGGCCAGTTTTTTGAAGAGTTGAATAGAAATATGTACACACTCAAGTTTGCCGACCGATACGGCGATTTACCTATTGTACGTATTGCCGAAATGTATTTGACTCGTGCCGAATGTAACCTTCGCTTGGGAACTACTGTTGGTGCTGCTCCATTAACTGACGTTAACCTTATCAGGGCTCGTGCTGGAGCTAATATTTTGTCGTCGGTAGCATTGGCTGATATTTTGAAAGAAAGAAGATTAGAGTTTGCTTTTGAGGGCATCAACTACTTGGACGTTAAGCGTAACAAACAAGCTGTTGGGTCTTTGGTGTACAATAGCAACGCATTGGTATTGCCAGTTCCACAAAGAGAAATTGATACCAATAAGTCGTTAAAACAAAATGATGGATATTAA
- a CDS encoding ABC transporter ATP-binding protein: MLIAKNIIKNYASLQVLKGIDLHIAKGEVVSIVGASGAGKSTLLQILGTLDKPDQGKVIIADQDVTLLGEKALAAFRNEKIGFIFQFHNLLGEFSALENVAMPAFIQGKAEKEIKQRAEELLVLLGLKDRINNLPSQMSGGEQQRTAVARALMNAPAIIFADEPSGNLDSKNAHELHELFFTLRDTFQQTFVIVTHNEDLANMADRKLIMQDGMIL, translated from the coding sequence ATGCTTATAGCCAAAAATATTATCAAAAATTATGCCTCTCTACAAGTATTAAAAGGCATAGATTTGCACATTGCCAAAGGTGAGGTAGTTTCGATTGTTGGAGCTTCGGGGGCAGGGAAGAGTACTTTGTTGCAGATTTTGGGTACTTTAGATAAACCCGACCAAGGGAAAGTTATTATTGCCGACCAAGATGTTACCTTATTGGGCGAAAAGGCTTTGGCAGCTTTTAGAAACGAGAAAATTGGCTTTATTTTTCAATTCCATAATTTGTTAGGTGAATTTTCGGCTTTGGAGAATGTGGCAATGCCTGCCTTTATTCAAGGAAAAGCAGAAAAAGAAATAAAACAACGTGCCGAAGAATTGTTGGTATTGTTGGGCTTGAAGGACAGAATCAATAACCTGCCTTCGCAGATGTCGGGTGGCGAGCAGCAGCGTACCGCTGTGGCTCGGGCTTTGATGAATGCTCCTGCCATTATTTTTGCCGATGAGCCTTCTGGTAATTTGGACTCTAAAAATGCTCATGAGTTGCACGAGCTTTTCTTTACACTACGCGATACATTCCAACAAACCTTTGTAATTGTAACTCATAACGAAGATTTGGCCAATATGGCCGACCGCAAATTGATAATGCAAGATGGTATGATTTTATAA
- a CDS encoding fumarylacetoacetate hydrolase family protein has protein sequence MKILCIGRNYAEHIAELNNERPSEPVLFIKPDTAILRDNEPFYYPEFSQDIHHEVEIVLKINKMGKNIEPKFAHKYYEEIGIGIDFTARDLQSKLKEKGLPWEKAKAFNGSAPISGFIPKGEFNDLNNLNFHLEINGELRQKGNTSMMLWNFDEIIAEISKYFTLKTGDLIFTGTPAGVGSVKIGDTLSAYLEDEKLLEFEIK, from the coding sequence ATGAAAATCTTGTGTATTGGTCGCAATTACGCTGAACATATTGCCGAATTGAACAACGAGCGTCCTTCAGAGCCCGTACTTTTTATCAAACCTGATACTGCTATTCTTCGTGACAATGAGCCTTTTTATTACCCCGAATTTTCGCAAGATATTCATCATGAGGTAGAAATCGTTTTGAAAATCAATAAGATGGGGAAGAATATCGAGCCTAAATTTGCTCATAAATATTATGAAGAAATAGGTATCGGTATCGACTTTACAGCACGTGATTTACAAAGTAAGCTAAAAGAAAAAGGTTTACCTTGGGAAAAAGCAAAGGCTTTTAACGGCTCTGCCCCTATTTCGGGCTTTATTCCTAAAGGCGAATTCAATGATTTGAATAACTTAAACTTTCACCTTGAAATCAATGGTGAGCTTCGTCAAAAAGGAAATACGTCGATGATGCTATGGAACTTTGACGAAATCATTGCCGAAATATCAAAATATTTTACCCTCAAAACAGGCGACCTTATTTTTACAGGAACTCCTGCGGGTGTGGGGTCTGTCAAAATTGGAGATACGCTTTCGGCTTATTTGGAAGATGAAAAGTTACTCGAATTTGAGATTAAGTAA
- a CDS encoding VOC family protein, whose amino-acid sequence MKRVTGIGGVFFKCKDPQQMKDWYERHLGLQTDEYGTNFEWRQAQDESQKGFTQWSPFPESSQYFAPSSKDFMINYRVENLSELVEILRLEGVTIIDDIEVLEFGKFVHILDLEGNKIELWEANDIEYDKIIAGRTS is encoded by the coding sequence ATGAAAAGAGTGACAGGAATTGGTGGTGTTTTTTTTAAATGCAAAGACCCACAGCAAATGAAAGACTGGTATGAAAGGCATTTAGGTCTCCAAACTGATGAATATGGTACTAATTTTGAGTGGCGACAAGCCCAAGATGAAAGCCAAAAAGGATTTACACAATGGAGTCCATTTCCTGAAAGCAGTCAGTATTTTGCTCCTTCCTCCAAAGATTTCATGATTAATTATCGGGTCGAAAATCTTAGCGAATTAGTAGAAATATTACGTCTTGAAGGTGTTACAATTATCGACGACATAGAAGTCTTAGAGTTTGGAAAGTTTGTACATATCCTCGACCTTGAAGGGAACAAGATAGAGCTTTGGGAAGCTAATGATATAGAATACGACAAAATCATAGCTGGTCGTACCTCATAA
- a CDS encoding M23 family metallopeptidase translates to MKRLQLILFLIGILNASFAQKTVLPYPKGYFLFPINPNQRNYLAGGMGDLRSNHFHAGIDIKTQGREGLPVYAAADGYISDVRVQAGGYGNVVFITHPNGYVTVYGHLKSFAEPLAQYVRQERLKKQTFEIALKPAPNEFKVTRGQIIGLSGNTGGSAGPHLHFEIRDLKNNILNPLNFGFKEIIDNVPPVFQEIIIKSLSIDSRVMGEFGTRKYSPTKRADGSFTIANGEVLANGIIGIELLAVDKMNDTHNSNGLSCVELLVDNNELYYYHLEQFPDEHSNDINIHIDYPLQKKEGQRIQKLFQDDGNTLLPVYKPSPSKGKIHINDGKSHVITIKIWDTNENLSTLHFTIKGQPFESSVVVTPNKLPVQIGTAIDENTLVITAKNLKTINSICEVQLPQNTVSLPIAYTKNNQAIYLWDLRKGIPQVLSIDSTNYPLAIKQAIFPKKEIQFSDKQITAHFNSEALYDTLYLETNVKATTFQLGQNSIPLKKPIQITFKPDTSVAFPDKTSVYTNNKDRRFLGGKWSGNRISFKTDNLGHYQLLTDSIPPKAALVTKNKDYFAFKVSDNLSGIRSFRTTIDGNYILCDYDYKKALVWSVKSDSTQSFIGKMVLELTDNQGNTQIYSTQIDSTSHIAPVQHKVIKKALPVPKSPLKTKKKKH, encoded by the coding sequence TTGAAAAGATTACAACTTATACTCTTTTTGATTGGAATTTTGAACGCTAGTTTCGCTCAAAAAACCGTACTACCTTATCCCAAAGGCTATTTTCTATTTCCGATAAACCCTAATCAAAGAAATTACTTAGCTGGTGGAATGGGCGATTTGCGTAGCAACCATTTCCATGCTGGTATTGATATCAAAACGCAAGGCCGTGAAGGCTTACCTGTGTACGCCGCCGCCGATGGGTATATCTCGGATGTACGTGTACAAGCTGGAGGCTATGGCAATGTGGTTTTTATTACACATCCCAATGGCTATGTTACGGTGTATGGACACCTCAAATCTTTTGCCGAGCCTCTGGCTCAGTATGTTCGACAAGAACGGCTCAAAAAACAAACTTTTGAAATAGCCCTCAAACCCGCTCCCAACGAATTTAAAGTTACTCGTGGACAAATCATTGGTCTTTCTGGCAACACTGGTGGCTCGGCGGGTCCACACTTGCACTTCGAAATCAGAGATTTGAAAAATAATATTCTGAATCCCCTCAATTTTGGCTTTAAAGAAATCATCGATAATGTACCTCCTGTTTTTCAAGAAATCATCATCAAAAGCCTATCTATCGATTCACGCGTGATGGGTGAATTTGGAACAAGAAAGTACAGCCCTACCAAACGTGCCGATGGAAGCTTTACTATAGCCAATGGCGAGGTCTTGGCCAATGGTATAATTGGTATTGAACTGTTGGCTGTCGATAAAATGAATGATACCCATAATTCTAATGGCCTGAGTTGTGTAGAGTTGTTGGTTGATAACAACGAACTGTATTATTATCACCTAGAGCAATTTCCAGACGAACATTCCAACGATATTAATATTCATATTGACTATCCACTTCAGAAAAAAGAAGGACAACGAATTCAAAAGCTTTTTCAAGACGATGGTAATACCCTTTTGCCTGTGTATAAACCTAGTCCATCTAAAGGTAAAATCCATATCAACGATGGCAAAAGCCATGTAATAACCATCAAAATTTGGGACACCAACGAAAATCTTAGCACCTTACATTTTACGATTAAAGGACAACCCTTTGAAAGTTCGGTGGTGGTTACACCCAATAAACTACCTGTACAAATCGGTACTGCTATCGACGAAAATACGTTGGTGATTACAGCCAAAAACCTCAAAACTATTAATTCTATTTGTGAGGTACAACTACCCCAAAATACGGTTTCGTTACCGATTGCTTATACCAAAAATAACCAAGCTATCTATCTTTGGGATTTACGCAAAGGGATTCCTCAAGTGCTGAGTATCGACTCAACGAACTACCCTTTGGCGATTAAGCAGGCGATTTTTCCCAAAAAAGAAATACAATTTAGCGATAAGCAAATTACCGCTCATTTCAATAGCGAGGCTTTGTACGATACGCTTTATTTGGAAACCAATGTAAAAGCCACTACCTTTCAACTAGGTCAAAATAGTATTCCCTTAAAAAAACCGATTCAGATTACCTTTAAACCTGATACCAGTGTTGCTTTTCCTGACAAAACATCGGTATATACCAACAATAAAGACCGCAGATTTTTAGGAGGAAAATGGAGTGGAAACAGAATCAGTTTCAAAACCGACAACTTAGGGCATTATCAATTACTAACCGATAGTATTCCGCCAAAAGCAGCTTTGGTAACTAAAAATAAAGATTATTTCGCCTTTAAGGTATCCGATAACCTTTCAGGAATACGAAGCTTCAGAACAACTATCGACGGCAATTATATTCTATGCGACTATGACTATAAAAAAGCATTGGTATGGTCGGTAAAAAGCGACTCTACCCAAAGTTTTATCGGCAAAATGGTATTAGAACTAACCGATAATCAAGGAAATACCCAGATTTATTCTACTCAAATAGACAGTACATCGCATATTGCACCAGTACAGCACAAGGTGATAAAAAAAGCTTTGCCAGTACCAAAAAGCCCCTTAAAAACTAAGAAGAAAAAACATTAA
- a CDS encoding SusC/RagA family TonB-linked outer membrane protein, producing MKKHLLLSFLLVIGVLFNLTAQDRKVTGKVTSSEDGSGLPSVTVQLKGTGRGTQTDANGNYSISVPSGKSVLVFRFVGFISQEVAVGSQTTVNVALKEDTKALEEVLVVGFGTQIKRDVTGNVAKIKSSDISDMPVTTFDQAIQGKAAGVVVNSGSGKLGQGIRINVRGQSSISANTQPLYVIDGIPLTTNNLSFQFGATNPLADINPQDIESMEVLKDAAAAAIYGARGANGVVIITTKKGKNGQTRVNFGYQVGSSKPTRKLQFLNTEQYVNFYRQAAGNADRLDEIDPSDPSSSTSYMNDFFVTQGLGTFGTANQASTNWGDLAYQDAPMSQYDMNITSGSEKTSIFVSGQYLDQKGILVGNALTRATGRMNLDHSLTDKFKIGVNMSLSRTLNKRISGDRQFDNPMQMVALPPMTPSIDPATGLPAGSLPGDPSIPYYYNPLVNIGNAFYNTTVNRTIGSVYGQLKITKDLSFRSEYGVDVLNQLEEQFYNSLTARNTGVPGGLGVSRTVRVENYNTNNFFAYSKAFGVHSLDATLGMSFQRSETKRHYIEGQDFPSDSYQTIFAAARKTAGNSSETAFSFLSYFARANYKFNDRYLLGVSARVDGSSRFGTNQRYGFFPAASLGWVVSEEEFLKNNKSISFLKVRTSYGRTGNAEIGADGSGASTNTINFPQRGLYAGDAGYGTIPGQRPIQLANPDLSWETTDQFDFGVDFGFLNNRLTGEIDVYQKNTSNLLLNVNVPGSTGFATQTRNIGKLQNKGIEFVLNSDNLVGAFKWRTSFNAAFNANKVTDLQGQIIEGGLNNMSRAVEGQPIGTFFTAEYAGVDPANGNALWYKNTKNADGSIDRSTTSVYGQAQRVVVGKALPDWTGGITNTFSYKGFELSVFINGQFGNDINFYGVGRFSSANGRFEDNQTVDQLNAWTPTNTNTNIPEARLFYNNGAQASSRFIQNGSFVRLRNVTLGYNIPKNILNKAKINNMRVYVTAQNLATFTKYTGWDPEVNADDIVSNIAQGYDFYTAPQARTITFGVNLGF from the coding sequence ATGAAGAAGCATTTATTATTAAGCTTCCTGCTAGTGATTGGGGTACTGTTTAATTTAACAGCCCAAGATCGCAAAGTGACAGGAAAGGTAACATCGTCAGAAGATGGTTCGGGTCTTCCTAGTGTAACAGTCCAGCTAAAAGGTACTGGCAGAGGAACTCAAACTGATGCAAATGGTAACTATTCTATTAGTGTACCAAGTGGCAAATCGGTATTAGTATTTAGATTTGTGGGTTTTATTAGCCAAGAGGTAGCTGTTGGTAGCCAAACTACCGTTAATGTGGCTTTGAAAGAAGATACTAAGGCATTGGAAGAAGTACTTGTAGTAGGTTTTGGTACTCAGATTAAACGTGATGTAACTGGAAATGTGGCCAAAATTAAATCGTCAGATATTTCGGATATGCCTGTTACTACTTTCGACCAAGCTATTCAAGGTAAAGCAGCAGGGGTTGTTGTAAACTCGGGTAGTGGCAAGTTGGGGCAAGGTATCCGTATCAATGTGCGTGGACAGTCTTCTATTTCGGCCAATACTCAGCCTTTGTATGTAATAGATGGTATTCCATTGACTACTAATAACCTTTCTTTTCAGTTTGGAGCAACCAACCCTTTGGCCGATATCAACCCTCAAGATATTGAATCAATGGAGGTATTGAAAGATGCCGCTGCCGCTGCTATCTATGGAGCTCGTGGTGCCAATGGTGTTGTGATTATTACTACTAAAAAAGGTAAAAATGGTCAAACTCGTGTAAACTTTGGCTATCAGGTAGGGTCGAGCAAGCCTACTCGTAAGTTACAGTTTTTGAATACAGAACAATATGTAAACTTTTATCGTCAGGCAGCAGGTAATGCCGACCGCTTAGATGAAATAGACCCATCTGACCCAAGTTCATCAACGTCATATATGAATGACTTTTTTGTAACACAAGGTTTGGGTACTTTTGGTACAGCCAATCAAGCTTCAACCAATTGGGGCGATTTGGCTTATCAAGATGCTCCAATGAGCCAATATGATATGAATATTACGAGTGGTTCTGAAAAAACATCTATTTTTGTTTCAGGACAATACCTAGACCAAAAGGGTATTCTTGTAGGAAATGCTTTGACAAGAGCTACTGGACGTATGAACTTAGACCATTCTCTTACTGATAAATTCAAAATCGGGGTGAATATGTCTTTGTCAAGAACCTTGAATAAGCGTATCTCGGGCGACCGCCAGTTTGATAACCCTATGCAAATGGTAGCTTTGCCTCCAATGACTCCTTCTATCGACCCAGCTACAGGCTTACCAGCGGGTTCATTGCCAGGCGACCCAAGTATTCCATATTACTATAACCCACTTGTTAATATTGGTAACGCATTTTATAATACTACTGTAAATCGTACAATTGGGAGTGTTTATGGCCAACTAAAAATCACTAAAGATTTATCTTTCCGTTCTGAATATGGTGTAGATGTACTTAATCAGTTAGAAGAGCAATTCTATAACTCACTTACTGCTCGTAATACAGGTGTACCGGGTGGTTTGGGTGTGTCAAGAACTGTACGTGTAGAAAACTACAATACCAACAATTTCTTTGCTTATAGCAAAGCCTTTGGGGTACATTCATTAGATGCTACATTGGGTATGTCGTTTCAACGCTCTGAAACAAAACGTCATTATATCGAAGGTCAGGACTTCCCTTCAGACTCATACCAAACAATTTTTGCGGCGGCTCGTAAAACAGCTGGTAACTCATCTGAAACAGCTTTTAGTTTCTTGTCATATTTTGCAAGAGCCAACTATAAGTTCAACGACCGTTACTTGTTGGGGGTAAGTGCTCGTGTTGATGGTTCTTCTCGCTTTGGTACAAACCAAAGATATGGTTTCTTCCCTGCGGCTTCGTTGGGTTGGGTAGTCTCGGAAGAGGAGTTCTTGAAAAACAACAAAAGTATTAGTTTCTTGAAAGTACGTACAAGTTATGGCCGTACAGGTAATGCTGAAATTGGTGCTGATGGTAGCGGTGCTTCTACCAATACAATTAACTTCCCTCAAAGAGGTTTGTATGCTGGTGATGCTGGTTATGGTACTATTCCAGGACAAAGACCAATCCAGTTGGCAAACCCAGACTTGAGCTGGGAAACTACCGACCAATTTGATTTTGGCGTTGACTTTGGTTTCTTAAATAACCGTTTGACAGGGGAAATTGATGTTTACCAAAAAAATACATCTAATTTGTTGTTGAATGTAAACGTACCAGGCTCGACAGGCTTTGCTACACAAACTCGTAATATTGGTAAATTGCAAAACAAGGGTATTGAATTTGTCTTAAATTCAGATAACCTTGTTGGGGCTTTCAAATGGAGAACAAGCTTTAATGCAGCTTTCAATGCCAACAAAGTTACCGACTTGCAAGGACAAATTATTGAGGGTGGTTTGAACAACATGAGCCGTGCCGTAGAAGGCCAGCCAATTGGTACATTCTTTACAGCCGAATATGCTGGTGTTGACCCTGCCAATGGTAATGCTTTGTGGTACAAAAATACAAAAAATGCTGATGGTTCTATTGACCGCTCAACAACCAGTGTATACGGACAAGCTCAACGTGTGGTGGTAGGTAAAGCTTTGCCAGATTGGACAGGCGGTATTACCAATACATTTAGTTACAAGGGTTTTGAATTAAGCGTATTTATTAACGGTCAATTTGGTAATGATATTAACTTCTATGGCGTTGGCCGTTTCTCTTCTGCTAACGGTCGTTTTGAAGATAACCAAACTGTAGACCAGCTAAATGCTTGGACTCCAACCAACACCAATACCAATATTCCTGAAGCTCGTTTGTTCTATAACAATGGGGCTCAGGCATCAAGTCGTTTTATTCAAAATGGTTCTTTTGTTCGTTTAAGAAACGTTACATTAGGATATAATATTCCTAAAAATATCTTGAACAAAGCAAAAATCAATAACATGCGTGTATATGTTACGGCTCAAAACTTGGCAACTTTCACCAAATACACAGGCTGGGACCCAGAAGTAAATGCTGATGATATTGTTTCTAATATTGCTCAGGGTTATGACTTCTACACAGCTCCACAAGCTCGTACCATTACATTTGGTGTAAATCTTGGTTTTTAA
- the sucC gene encoding ADP-forming succinate--CoA ligase subunit beta, with the protein MNIHEYQAKDILKSYGVRIQEGIVVDTPALAVEAARELTAKTGSQWHVIKAQIHAGGRGKGGGVKLAKNLEEVREKSEQILGMQLITHQTGPEGKKVNKVLIAEDVYYPGPSEIKEYYISILLDRATGSNVIMASTEGGMDIEEVAEHSPEKIIKEWIDPRVGLQQFQARKVAFALGLSGEAFKEMVKFINALYKAYVTSDSSMFEINPVLKTSDNKILAVDAKVNLDDNALFRHPDFIALRDTTEEDPLEVEASANDLNYVKLDGNVGCMVNGAGLAMATMDIIKLSGGEPANFLDVGGGANAKTVEAGFRIILKDPNVKAILINIFGGIVRCDRVATGVVEAYKAIGNIPVPIIVRLQGTNAAEGAKIIDESGLKVFSAVLLKEAAEKVEQVLAGTI; encoded by the coding sequence ATGAACATTCACGAGTATCAAGCTAAAGACATTCTCAAAAGCTACGGTGTCCGTATTCAGGAAGGCATCGTTGTGGATACACCCGCACTGGCAGTTGAAGCTGCCCGTGAGCTAACAGCTAAAACAGGCTCTCAATGGCATGTTATCAAAGCTCAAATCCATGCTGGTGGACGCGGTAAAGGAGGCGGTGTTAAACTTGCCAAAAATTTAGAAGAAGTTCGTGAAAAATCGGAACAAATTTTGGGTATGCAGTTGATTACACACCAAACTGGCCCAGAAGGAAAAAAAGTAAATAAAGTTTTAATTGCTGAGGATGTCTATTACCCAGGCCCTTCTGAAATTAAAGAATACTACATTTCGATTTTATTAGACCGTGCTACTGGTAGCAATGTAATCATGGCATCTACTGAAGGTGGTATGGATATTGAAGAAGTAGCTGAACACTCTCCTGAAAAAATCATCAAAGAATGGATTGACCCTCGTGTTGGCCTTCAGCAATTCCAAGCTCGTAAAGTAGCTTTTGCGTTAGGTTTATCGGGCGAAGCTTTCAAAGAAATGGTGAAATTCATCAATGCTCTTTACAAAGCTTATGTTACTTCTGACTCTTCGATGTTTGAAATCAACCCTGTGTTGAAAACTTCAGATAATAAAATATTGGCAGTTGATGCAAAAGTAAACCTTGATGACAACGCTTTGTTCCGTCATCCAGATTTTATTGCTTTGCGTGATACTACCGAAGAAGACCCCTTAGAAGTTGAAGCTTCGGCCAATGACCTTAACTATGTAAAACTTGACGGTAACGTGGGTTGTATGGTAAATGGTGCTGGTTTGGCAATGGCTACTATGGACATTATCAAGCTTTCGGGTGGCGAGCCTGCCAACTTCCTAGATGTTGGGGGAGGAGCTAACGCTAAAACGGTAGAAGCTGGCTTCCGTATTATCTTGAAAGACCCTAACGTTAAGGCTATCTTGATTAATATCTTTGGTGGTATTGTTCGTTGCGACCGTGTCGCTACGGGGGTTGTTGAAGCTTACAAAGCTATCGGAAACATTCCTGTACCAATCATCGTGCGTTTGCAAGGTACAAACGCTGCTGAAGGTGCTAAAATCATCGATGAATCTGGCTTGAAAGTATTCTCTGCCGTTTTATTGAAAGAAGCTGCTGAAAAAGTAGAACAAGTATTGGCTGGAACTATCTAA
- a CDS encoding M48 family metallopeptidase — protein MKRVLLYGPLLIAILWACASVPITGRKQFLLVSDSEMNSMALTSYKQFLDTNKVIPASSQQSAMVKRVGDKIARAAQQYFEKTGNPNYLNGYQWQTELVQSNEVNAWCMPGGKMVVYTGILPVTQTEAGLAVVMGHEVSHAIAKHGAERMSQGMIAQGLLAAGQVGLQVAMKDKPQATQGLWNTVFGVAAPAGAQLTILANGRGQESEADHLGLIFMAMAGYNPEEAVAFWGRMAALNKGTKPPLFLSTHPSDEQRIANIKKILPEANQYYTAGGSGTKSTKY, from the coding sequence ATGAAGAGAGTTCTTTTATATGGCCCCTTACTAATTGCTATTTTGTGGGCTTGTGCTAGTGTACCCATTACTGGTAGAAAACAGTTTTTGCTTGTTTCTGATTCAGAGATGAATTCGATGGCTTTGACTAGCTACAAACAATTTTTGGATACTAATAAGGTAATACCAGCGTCTTCTCAGCAATCGGCGATGGTAAAGCGTGTCGGTGACAAAATTGCTCGTGCTGCCCAGCAATACTTCGAGAAAACGGGTAATCCTAATTATCTGAATGGTTATCAGTGGCAAACAGAGTTGGTACAAAGCAACGAAGTGAATGCTTGGTGTATGCCTGGAGGTAAAATGGTAGTATATACAGGGATTTTGCCAGTTACTCAAACCGAAGCAGGGCTAGCCGTAGTAATGGGGCACGAGGTGTCGCATGCTATTGCCAAGCATGGTGCCGAAAGAATGAGCCAAGGAATGATTGCTCAGGGCTTGTTGGCTGCTGGGCAGGTAGGTCTTCAGGTTGCTATGAAAGATAAACCACAGGCTACACAAGGGCTTTGGAATACAGTATTTGGTGTGGCAGCTCCTGCGGGGGCTCAGTTGACTATCTTGGCCAATGGACGTGGACAGGAGTCGGAGGCTGACCATTTGGGGTTAATTTTTATGGCTATGGCTGGGTATAATCCTGAAGAGGCAGTGGCGTTTTGGGGAAGAATGGCTGCTTTGAACAAGGGTACAAAACCTCCGTTATTTTTATCGACTCACCCTTCCGACGAACAACGTATTGCTAACATCAAAAAAATATTGCCTGAAGCTAACCAATATTATACGGCAGGAGGGAGCGGTACAAAATCGACCAAATACTAA